Within the Burkholderia mayonis genome, the region CATGCCAGCGCGTCGGACAAGACCGCCGTCGACGCTGAGCACGCCGAGCACGCTGAGCACGCCGAGCCGCCGCCCCATGGCGCCACGCCACCGACGCACGCCAAGACCTTGAACGACACCGCCACCGACACGCTGCGCGCGAAGACGCCAAACGACACGGCGAGCGCCGACGGCTCGTCCGCGAAGCATCCTGCCACGGACGGCGCGCCCGCCCGCCCCGGAGACGCCGCGCTCCTGGCCGCCCGCCGCGCGACGCGCCGCCGCCGCTTCACGCTGTTCTTCGGACTGCTGGCGATCCTGGCGCTGGCGGCGGGGCTCTACTGGTTCCTCGTCAGCCGCTACAGCGAGGAGACCGACGACGCGTACGTCGCCGGCAACATCGTGCAGATTGCCGCGCAGATCCAGGGGACGGTGACCGACATCCTGGTGACCGACACGCAGCAGGTGAAGGCGGGGCAGGTGCTGGCGAAGCTGGACGACGCGGACGCGTCGGCGGCGTTCGCGCAGGCGCAGGCGCAGCTCGCGCAGGCGGTGCGGCAGGTCGCGAACACGCGGATCTCGATGGGGATGTACGAGGAGACGGTGAAGGCGCGCGAGGCGGACCTGAAGCTCGCGCAGCAGGCGTATCGCGCGCGGGCGGGGGCGTCGGTGGAGGTGGTGGCGCCGGAGGAGCTGGCGCGGGCGAAGTCGAACCTGGCGAACGCGCAGGCGGCGCTGGCGGGCGCGCAGGCGCAACTGGACGCGGCGCGCGCGCTGGGCAGCGAGCGGCCGGTGGAGCAGAACCCGTCGGTGCAGCAGGCGGCCGCGCAGTTCAGGCTTGCGTACCGGAATCTGAAGCGGACGACGATCGTGTCGCCGGTGGACGGCACGGTGGGTCAGCGGACGGTGCAGATCGGCCAGCAGGTGGGGCCGGGCGTGCCGCTGATGTCGGTGGTGCAGTTGCGGCAGGTGTGGGTGGAGGCGAACTTCAAGGAAGGGCAGATCCGCCACATGCGGGTTGGCCAGCCGGTGCGGCTGGAGTCGGATCTGTACGGCTCGCGGGTGACGTATCGGGGGCGGGTGGAGGGCTTCTCGGCGGGGACGGGGAGCGCGTTCTCGATGCTGCCGTCGCAGAACGCGGCGGGGAACTGGATCAAGGTGGTGCAGCGGGTGCCGGTGGTGATCTCGCTGGAGCCGTCGGAATTGACGGCGCATCCGCTGCGGGTGGGGCTGTCGATGCGGGCGACGGTTCAGACGAAGGAACGCGGCGGCCATCTGCTCGACGGCGAAGCGCCGCTGCCGGGGCTGCGCACGCGGGTGCACGACGGCTATGCGGGCGATGCCGATGCGGCGGCCGAGGCGGTGATTCGGGCGAATGACGGGGGGAGGTGAACCGGCGTTGCGGGCGTCGATCGATCGGGCGAGCGATGGATGCGCGTCGGGCCCATCGCGATGACGTTCACGATTCACCCCACGTCGTCAAGTTTCGAGACGACAACTGGCGAGTACCTTGTCGCGCCGGCTTTGGAGCGACGCAGTGACGCAGTGCGAATGTCGGCTCAAGCTGCGGCGCGCGTTTTTCGTCACAATCTCCGCATCGCGGGCGGTTGCGCATCCGGTTCGATCGAGCGCGTGCGTTGAGGTTGAAATGCAACCAGCCCCAGTCCTTGCCGGATATTTCCGCGGGATTGGCCGAGTCGCTGACGAAGCAGGTGCGTGTCCTTCGCAGATTCGACCTCCAGCAGTTTCCACTGTTCGGTGCTTTCCTTGAGCGCGGCGAGCGAGTGCGTTTCGATATCGAGAATCGGCAAGTTCGTGAGGGAAACTTGCTCTGTGCCGAATATTCAAACTGGTTTCGAGAAACGATGACCGGCGCGGTCGCCGGCCGAACGGATGGAGCCCGTTCGAGGGGAGATCGTGAAGGTGAATCTGAAAGCGCTGTCGGAGGCGCTCGGCTTGTCGCGCACGACAGTGAGCCGCGCGACATCGTGTTTCAGCACCGGGCGGCCACGGTGCTGCAGCCGACCGGGTACGCATCAGGCCGGGCGATCGCCGCCGAGCTGATGGTCGGCATCATCGCGGATCCGGCCGGTGTCGCGCATCGGCTCGCGTCGCCCGTCGTCGAGCCGGGCGATACGGACGGGCCGGCACGCGGTTGATGCGCGGCCTGACGCGGGGCGGGGGCGCGGCCCATCCACGCGTGGCCGCACGCTGCACTGCGCGACGCCCTGTGCGCGCAACGCCGCACCGCCGTCGACACCCTTGCCACCATCGCCGCTTCGTTCGATGTCGGCCGCAGTCAAGCCGATGTCGGTTTTTGGACGCTCGGCCCCCCGGCTCGCGGACTACCCTCGAAAAGCTCGCTGCAAGCCCGTCCGACGCGCCCGAACGCGCGGGCCGGGCGACGCGCGGCGCACCGCCAACGAGACATGGAGACAATGCGATGAGCAGCAACCGAGGTGTCGTGTATCAGGGACCGGGCAAGGTCGAGGTGCAAAAGATCGACTATCCGAAGATGGTCGATCCGAGCGGCCGCGCGATCGGCCACGGCGTGATCTTGAAGGTGGTCAGCACGAATATCTGC harbors:
- a CDS encoding efflux RND transporter periplasmic adaptor subunit: MNDTATDTLRAKTPNDTASADGSSAKHPATDGAPARPGDAALLAARRATRRRRFTLFFGLLAILALAAGLYWFLVSRYSEETDDAYVAGNIVQIAAQIQGTVTDILVTDTQQVKAGQVLAKLDDADASAAFAQAQAQLAQAVRQVANTRISMGMYEETVKAREADLKLAQQAYRARAGASVEVVAPEELARAKSNLANAQAALAGAQAQLDAARALGSERPVEQNPSVQQAAAQFRLAYRNLKRTTIVSPVDGTVGQRTVQIGQQVGPGVPLMSVVQLRQVWVEANFKEGQIRHMRVGQPVRLESDLYGSRVTYRGRVEGFSAGTGSAFSMLPSQNAAGNWIKVVQRVPVVISLEPSELTAHPLRVGLSMRATVQTKERGGHLLDGEAPLPGLRTRVHDGYAGDADAAAEAVIRANDGGR